The following coding sequences are from one Streptomyces sp. NBC_01485 window:
- a CDS encoding putative bifunctional diguanylate cyclase/phosphodiesterase — MSSPPTSTTLLDGALRTQPPTGTPRTAPPSTGGLGSNLVHQLLLALVCAGYAVGSALGWGSDQLALIMGDFGLAGAAGTAAVSCFLYGRTRRVRFRPAWLLFSLSSAMAALGNLVWGWYEVVLGRPVPSPSFADLFFLCFAPPAIVGLLVLAARPMTKAGWVCLALDAWLIAGSLLTLSWSLALAQAAKFDGPSVAHAALSLAYPMLDIALVSMVLVLHFRRSPMNRTAVNTAVGALALTVMCDALFTSPLLHNNYRSGQLLDAGWFAGSLLLAYAPWAASRQQRAAADDGHTRVVHEHVPGQQRTAGRPHGPSQPPAHPSAQTAGQTGAQAPPQGGDLSRYPVTRPITGSLAALTPYLAAAVCTLGILYNVLNGRSVDRVVLLTGGAVVLALVVRQGIMLLDNITLTQELAQKENHFRSLVQGSSDVIMIAAPSGVLRYVSPAAAGVYGRPAEELVGTELAQLIHPEDLGCVVHEVRRFLAASPQDEPTTRIECRFRSGDGGTSRSSEAESGGGWLNVESTVNRHHGGLIFNSRDVTERVRLQAQLQHNAEHDPLTDLPNRALFTRRVQQALSGRRSSDRGPALRNTAVLFIDLDGFKAVNDTIGHAAGDELLVQAARRLQDAVRQGDTASRLGGDEFAALIVGDGTRDRAARERHILDLADRLRLTLSQPYLIDGNEVRVAASIGVAFAEPGLGAGELLRNADLAMYRAKAGGKGRVELYKPQMQQDVVRKAELATRLRAALHDGEFALLHQPVVRLEDGRISSVAAHARWRSSQGVLFTPAEFLRVAEDSDKTAELGRWVLEEAVEQAADRTASGLTVPVVVRVSARRLLDRSMPLGSVEALLTRHGLPSGSLVVELSDTDPRVPLDELERRLGALKRLGVRIVLDGFGSGYATLTALRRLPVDVLKLDRSLVEGVVESARLHKITSGLLRIAGDLGLQSVAEGVDLPEQVVALRAMGCTHGQGMAFSGPLDEYRLRRALATGRYPMPHGPAEPAFAGGGAGVYTSGVTAVLGSGSALRSHNETPVPPA; from the coding sequence TGATCATGGGCGACTTCGGGCTCGCCGGCGCGGCAGGCACCGCCGCCGTGTCGTGCTTCCTCTACGGGCGCACCCGACGCGTCCGCTTTCGACCCGCCTGGCTGCTGTTCTCGCTGTCCTCGGCGATGGCGGCCCTCGGCAACCTGGTCTGGGGGTGGTACGAGGTGGTCCTGGGGCGGCCCGTGCCCAGCCCCAGCTTCGCCGACCTGTTCTTCCTGTGCTTCGCGCCCCCCGCCATCGTGGGGCTGCTCGTGCTCGCCGCCCGGCCCATGACGAAGGCCGGCTGGGTCTGCCTGGCGCTGGACGCCTGGCTGATCGCCGGCTCACTGCTCACCCTCTCCTGGAGCCTCGCGCTCGCCCAGGCGGCGAAGTTCGACGGGCCGAGCGTGGCCCACGCGGCGCTGTCACTGGCGTACCCGATGCTCGACATCGCCCTGGTGAGCATGGTGCTCGTGCTGCACTTCAGGCGGTCGCCCATGAACCGCACGGCGGTCAACACGGCCGTCGGCGCGCTCGCGCTGACCGTGATGTGCGACGCCCTGTTCACCTCACCGCTGCTGCACAACAACTACCGCTCGGGGCAGCTCCTCGACGCGGGCTGGTTCGCCGGCTCGCTGCTCCTGGCGTACGCGCCCTGGGCCGCCTCCCGCCAGCAGCGGGCGGCGGCGGACGACGGGCACACGCGTGTGGTGCACGAGCACGTACCCGGCCAGCAGCGCACCGCAGGCCGCCCGCACGGGCCGTCGCAGCCCCCTGCCCACCCGTCCGCACAGACGGCAGGGCAGACGGGCGCCCAGGCGCCTCCCCAGGGAGGCGATCTCAGCCGGTATCCGGTCACCAGGCCCATCACCGGCTCCCTGGCCGCGCTCACGCCCTATCTCGCGGCCGCCGTCTGCACCCTGGGGATCCTCTACAACGTCCTCAACGGCCGCAGCGTCGACCGCGTGGTGCTGCTGACCGGCGGCGCGGTCGTGCTCGCCCTCGTGGTGCGGCAGGGGATCATGCTGCTCGACAACATCACCCTCACCCAGGAACTGGCGCAGAAGGAGAACCACTTCCGCTCCCTGGTGCAGGGCTCCAGCGACGTCATCATGATCGCCGCCCCCAGCGGCGTCCTGCGCTACGTCTCCCCGGCCGCCGCCGGCGTCTACGGACGGCCCGCCGAGGAGCTGGTGGGCACCGAGCTGGCCCAGCTCATCCACCCGGAGGACCTGGGCTGCGTGGTGCACGAGGTGCGCCGCTTCCTCGCCGCCAGCCCCCAGGACGAACCCACCACGCGCATCGAGTGCCGCTTCCGCTCCGGCGACGGGGGCACCTCCCGCTCGAGCGAAGCCGAGAGCGGGGGAGGCTGGCTCAACGTCGAGTCGACCGTCAACCGCCACCACGGCGGCCTGATCTTCAACAGCCGGGACGTGACGGAACGGGTGCGCCTCCAAGCGCAGCTCCAGCACAACGCCGAGCACGACCCGCTCACCGACCTGCCCAACCGCGCCCTGTTCACCCGGCGCGTCCAGCAGGCCCTGTCCGGCCGCCGCAGCTCCGACCGGGGCCCCGCCCTGCGCAACACGGCGGTCCTCTTCATCGACCTGGACGGCTTCAAGGCCGTCAACGACACCATCGGCCACGCCGCCGGGGACGAGCTGCTGGTGCAGGCCGCCCGCCGGCTCCAGGACGCGGTCCGGCAGGGCGACACCGCCTCCCGGCTGGGCGGCGACGAGTTCGCGGCCCTGATCGTCGGCGACGGCACCCGCGACCGGGCCGCCCGGGAACGCCACATACTGGACCTCGCCGACCGGCTCAGGCTCACCCTCTCCCAGCCGTACCTCATCGACGGCAACGAGGTGCGCGTCGCCGCGTCCATCGGCGTCGCCTTCGCCGAACCGGGCCTCGGCGCCGGCGAACTGCTGCGCAACGCCGACCTCGCCATGTACCGCGCCAAGGCGGGCGGCAAGGGCCGGGTCGAGCTGTACAAGCCGCAGATGCAGCAGGACGTCGTACGCAAGGCGGAGCTGGCCACGCGGCTGCGTGCCGCGCTGCACGACGGCGAGTTCGCGCTGCTGCACCAGCCGGTGGTGCGCCTGGAGGACGGCCGGATCTCGTCGGTCGCCGCGCACGCCCGCTGGCGCTCCTCCCAAGGGGTGCTCTTCACGCCCGCCGAGTTCCTGCGGGTCGCCGAGGACAGCGACAAGACGGCCGAGCTGGGCCGCTGGGTGCTGGAGGAGGCCGTCGAACAGGCCGCCGACCGGACCGCGAGCGGGCTGACCGTGCCGGTCGTCGTACGGGTCAGCGCCCGGCGGCTGCTGGACCGGTCGATGCCGCTGGGCTCCGTCGAGGCGCTGCTGACGCGGCACGGGCTGCCGTCCGGGTCGCTGGTGGTCGAACTGTCGGACACCGACCCCAGGGTGCCGCTGGACGAGCTGGAACGCCGTCTGGGGGCCTTGAAGCGCCTAGGCGTCCGTATCGTCCTCGACGGCTTCGGCAGCGGCTACGCGACGCTCACGGCGCTGCGCCGGCTCCCCGTCGACGTACTCAAACTCGACCGCTCGCTGGTCGAGGGGGTCGTCGAGTCCGCGCGGCTGCACAAGATCACCAGCGGGCTGCTGCGGATCGCCGGCGACCTCGGGCTCCAGTCCGTCGCCGAGGGGGTGGACCTGCCCGAGCAGGTCGTGGCGCTGCGCGCGATGGGCTGTACGCACGGGCAGGGCATGGCGTTCTCCGGGCCGCTCGACGAGTACCGGCTGCGCCGGGCCCTCGCGACCGGCCGCTACCCGATGCCGCACGGGCCCGCCGAGCCCGCGTTCGCGGGCGGCGGCGCGGGGGTGTACACCAGTGGTGTCACCGCCGTCCTGGGGAGCGGAAGCGCCCTTCGCTCACATAATGAGACGCCCGTCCCACCCGCTTGA